One genomic segment of Actinomycetota bacterium includes these proteins:
- a CDS encoding SgcJ/EcaC family oxidoreductase gives MHDAVRVYEQLLNAWNNHDAEGFAALFADDGNVVGFDGSSMNGREEIAAELGRIFADHQTASYVAKLREVREVAPPLVLIRAVVGMVPTGRSGINPETNSIQHLLLSKQGGHFKIEVFQNTPAAYHGRPDLAEALTQELTEVLQADRGVVAGEG, from the coding sequence GTGCACGACGCGGTCAGGGTTTACGAACAGCTGCTCAACGCATGGAACAACCACGACGCCGAGGGCTTCGCCGCCCTCTTCGCCGATGACGGCAACGTGGTGGGTTTCGACGGGTCCTCGATGAACGGCAGGGAGGAGATTGCCGCCGAGCTGGGGCGCATCTTCGCCGACCACCAAACCGCGTCCTACGTCGCCAAGCTTCGAGAGGTCCGTGAGGTGGCTCCGCCGCTGGTTCTCATCCGGGCGGTTGTCGGCATGGTCCCCACGGGCCGGTCCGGGATCAACCCCGAGACCAACAGCATCCAGCACCTGCTGCTCAGCAAGCAGGGTGGGCACTTCAAGATCGAGGTGTTCCAGAACACCCCGGCGGCGTACCACGGGCGGCCGGACCTGGCGGAGGCCCTCACCCAGGAGCTGACAGAGGTTTTGCAGGCCGACCGGGGGGTTGTAGCGGGCGAAGGGTAA
- the ruvA gene encoding Holliday junction branch migration protein RuvA — protein MISSVRGTITELGLGAVEVDVNGVGYYVAVSSSTIRNLRLGERVRLLTQMVVREDSMSLYGFPDMEQRELFRCLTGVTGVGPKLALAVLGHLKPDALRRAIASSDVDALVEVPGVGKRSAQRMILELKTQLGIPDSGFEATGSKLAEVREALIGLGYAPAELSEVLEKLADDEGPVEDLVKSALKALSTV, from the coding sequence ATGATCTCGTCGGTACGCGGCACCATCACCGAACTCGGCCTGGGGGCGGTCGAGGTCGACGTCAACGGGGTGGGCTACTACGTAGCGGTCTCGTCGTCGACCATCCGCAACCTGCGCCTCGGCGAAAGGGTGCGCCTACTGACCCAGATGGTGGTGAGGGAGGACTCGATGTCCCTCTACGGATTTCCCGACATGGAGCAGCGCGAGCTGTTTCGCTGCCTGACCGGGGTCACCGGGGTCGGGCCGAAGCTGGCGCTGGCCGTCCTCGGACACCTCAAGCCGGATGCTCTTAGGCGGGCCATCGCCTCTTCCGACGTCGACGCCCTGGTCGAGGTCCCCGGGGTCGGCAAACGCAGCGCTCAACGGATGATCCTCGAGCTCAAGACCCAGCTCGGCATCCCGGACTCCGGGTTCGAGGCGACCGGCTCCAAGCTGGCCGAGGTGCGGGAGGCGTTGATCGGCCTCGGCTACGCGCCGGCCGAACTTTCCGAGGTGCTCGAGAAGCTGGCCGACGATGAGGGCCCGGTCGAGGACCTGGTCAAGTCCGCACTCAAGGCGCTTTCCACGGTATGA
- the pdxT gene encoding pyridoxal 5'-phosphate synthase glutaminase subunit PdxT — protein MVADPRIGVLALQGDFAEHLAVLESCGYRHFTVRSCMDLEQADALIIPGGESTTMLKLVDRYELRDAMVKRVESGMPVFGTCAGAIVLADRVSDGERTLGVWDMHVERNAYGRQAESFEADIEVSGLDEPVRGIFIRAPIITGAVGTTVMATHRDQPVLVRKDNLLAATFHPELAGETRIHRWFVENLCAGKE, from the coding sequence ATGGTAGCGGACCCCCGCATAGGGGTCCTGGCGCTTCAGGGGGATTTCGCCGAACACCTCGCAGTCCTGGAGTCGTGTGGCTACCGGCACTTCACGGTCCGGTCCTGCATGGACCTGGAGCAGGCGGATGCGTTGATCATCCCCGGCGGGGAGTCGACCACGATGCTGAAGCTGGTCGACCGGTACGAGCTTCGGGACGCCATGGTCAAGCGAGTGGAGTCCGGGATGCCGGTCTTCGGCACCTGCGCCGGAGCCATCGTGCTGGCCGACCGGGTTTCCGACGGAGAGCGCACGCTCGGGGTCTGGGACATGCACGTCGAGCGCAACGCCTACGGGCGGCAGGCCGAGTCGTTCGAGGCGGATATCGAGGTTTCCGGACTGGATGAGCCGGTCCGGGGTATTTTCATAAGGGCGCCCATCATCACCGGCGCGGTCGGGACCACGGTGATGGCGACCCATCGGGACCAGCCGGTGCTGGTACGAAAGGACAACCTGCTGGCGGCGACGTTTCACCCCGAGCTCGCGGGTGAGACCAGGATCCACCGCTGGTTTGTCGAGAATCTTTGCGCAGGGAAGGAGTAA
- a CDS encoding TIGR00730 family Rossman fold protein, with protein sequence MEPEPVDTKDLPLAGGETGDTEDRRFLERPQTFVDTDPWRVLKIMAEFVQGFGGLADIPPSICCFGSARVVESDPMYAATQEVGRLLAEAGFAVITGGGPGLMEAANRGCQEGNGVSIGCNIELPFEQKMNPYVDIGLQFQYFFARKLMFVKYSEGYVIFPGGYGTLDELFEALTLIQTGKTQNFPVVLFGSEYWGGLVHWLQDTMLAEGKIAEPELAIFTVTDDPTEVVPIIKAALKRKG encoded by the coding sequence ATGGAACCAGAACCCGTCGACACCAAAGACCTCCCGCTCGCCGGAGGGGAAACGGGCGACACCGAGGACCGCAGGTTCCTCGAGCGACCTCAGACCTTCGTCGACACCGACCCCTGGCGGGTGCTGAAGATCATGGCCGAGTTTGTCCAGGGCTTCGGTGGGCTGGCCGACATCCCGCCCTCCATCTGCTGTTTCGGGTCCGCCCGGGTGGTCGAGTCGGACCCGATGTACGCCGCGACCCAGGAGGTGGGCCGGCTGCTCGCCGAAGCGGGCTTTGCCGTGATCACCGGAGGGGGCCCGGGGCTGATGGAGGCGGCCAACCGGGGGTGCCAGGAAGGCAACGGCGTGTCGATCGGCTGCAACATCGAGCTGCCCTTCGAGCAGAAGATGAACCCCTACGTCGACATCGGCCTGCAGTTCCAGTACTTCTTCGCCCGCAAGCTGATGTTCGTGAAGTACTCCGAGGGCTACGTGATCTTCCCCGGCGGATACGGCACGCTCGACGAGTTGTTCGAGGCCCTGACCCTGATCCAGACCGGCAAGACGCAGAACTTCCCGGTGGTGCTGTTCGGATCCGAGTACTGGGGAGGGCTGGTGCACTGGCTTCAGGACACGATGCTGGCAGAGGGAAAAATTGCGGAGCCGGAGCTGGCAATCTTCACGGTGACCGACGACCCGACTGAGGTGGTGCCGATCATCAAGGCAGCGCTGAAGCGAAAGGGTTAG
- a CDS encoding YebC/PmpR family DNA-binding transcriptional regulator — MSGHSKWATTKHQKAVKDQRRGKLFAKTIRIVEVAAREGGGNPDANPTLADAISRARAISMPSDTIERAVKRGTGDLEGVKYETLIYEGYAPGGVAVLIEVLTDNRNRAAADVRRVFTKNGGTLGDPGSVAWMFTKKGVVLIPVASVTEDDLMMAAMEAGADDIVQDGDYWQVTCDPTDLQQLKVGLAEAGIEPESARFSMEPNVSVPLDKDSADKVLKLMDALDDEDDVQEIYANFEISDEIMAEING, encoded by the coding sequence GTGTCGGGCCACTCGAAATGGGCAACCACCAAACACCAGAAGGCGGTCAAGGACCAGCGTAGAGGAAAGCTGTTCGCCAAGACCATCCGCATCGTTGAGGTGGCGGCCCGGGAGGGCGGCGGAAACCCCGACGCCAACCCGACCCTGGCCGATGCGATCTCTCGCGCCCGGGCCATCAGCATGCCGAGCGACACCATCGAGCGGGCCGTCAAGCGCGGCACCGGCGACCTGGAGGGTGTCAAGTACGAGACCCTGATCTACGAGGGCTACGCCCCCGGGGGAGTCGCGGTGCTGATCGAGGTGCTGACCGACAACCGCAACCGTGCGGCGGCCGACGTGCGCCGGGTGTTCACCAAGAACGGCGGAACTCTGGGCGATCCGGGCAGCGTCGCCTGGATGTTCACCAAGAAGGGCGTGGTTCTGATCCCGGTCGCAAGCGTCACCGAGGACGACCTGATGATGGCGGCCATGGAGGCCGGGGCCGACGACATCGTGCAGGACGGCGACTACTGGCAGGTGACCTGCGACCCCACCGACCTGCAGCAGCTGAAGGTGGGTCTGGCGGAGGCGGGGATCGAGCCGGAGTCGGCGAGGTTCTCCATGGAGCCCAACGTCAGCGTGCCGCTGGACAAGGACTCGGCGGACAAGGTCCTGAAGCTCATGGACGCGCTGGACGACGAGGACGACGTGCAGGAGATCTATGCCAACTTCGAGATCTCGGACGAGATCATGGCGGAGATCAACGGCTAA
- the ruvC gene encoding crossover junction endodeoxyribonuclease RuvC, with protein MRVDNGPLRVLGIDPGLTRMGYGVVQETRGKLEALACGTLTTSPTQESSIRLMMLFEQLRLVLTEWRPDVVACERLFFAANALSAVPAVQASGIALLLAAQSGLQVTEYTPLQVKQAVVGNGTASKKQVQYMVERLVGGYPAPDSADAADALGVAITHLSSRRLAGLTAAR; from the coding sequence TTGCGCGTAGACAACGGGCCGCTTCGGGTGCTGGGGATCGACCCCGGCCTGACCCGCATGGGTTACGGCGTGGTCCAGGAGACCCGGGGCAAGCTGGAGGCCCTGGCCTGCGGCACCCTGACCACCTCGCCCACGCAGGAGTCCTCGATCCGCCTGATGATGCTCTTCGAGCAGCTTCGGCTGGTGCTCACCGAGTGGCGGCCGGATGTCGTCGCCTGCGAGCGGCTGTTCTTCGCCGCCAACGCCCTGTCTGCCGTGCCGGCGGTTCAGGCGAGCGGCATAGCACTTCTCCTGGCCGCCCAGTCGGGCCTGCAGGTGACCGAGTACACCCCCCTTCAGGTCAAGCAAGCGGTGGTTGGCAACGGAACCGCGAGCAAAAAACAGGTCCAGTACATGGTCGAGCGGCTGGTCGGCGGCTATCCGGCTCCCGACTCGGCAGACGCTGCAGACGCTCTCGGCGTGGCCATTACCCACCTCAGTTCGCGGCGGCTGGCCGGGCTGACGGCGGCAAGATGA